The DNA segment GCACGCTGTCGTATTTGAGCAGATAGCGCGTCATGTCGCGCGTCGCCGTGTCGTTAATAGCGACAAGCTCAACGCCCTTTCGCTCTAAAATAATACGAGCAGCGC comes from the uncultured Campylobacter sp. genome and includes:
- a CDS encoding glyceraldehyde 3-phosphate dehydrogenase NAD-binding domain-containing protein, producing MVKIAINGFGRIGRCAARIILERKGVELVAINDTATRDMTRYLLKYDSV